One region of Arcobacter sp. CECT 8983 genomic DNA includes:
- a CDS encoding ferredoxin, with the protein MMPQMPQPTFYIFKCEQSSPPGMPKPSCVDEQTQDLFNHLGQTLMKKGIMGPVQAIRTSCLGRCQIGPVMMVEPGHYMYCNLSKEKVDKIVDEHIIGGTPVAEYLIPEQFWGEPINLAQSE; encoded by the coding sequence ATGATGCCTCAAATGCCTCAACCAACATTTTACATTTTTAAATGTGAACAAAGTTCACCTCCTGGAATGCCAAAGCCTTCATGTGTAGATGAACAAACTCAAGATTTATTTAATCATCTTGGTCAAACACTGATGAAAAAAGGTATTATGGGACCAGTTCAAGCAATAAGAACTTCATGTTTAGGAAGATGTCAAATTGGACCAGTAATGATGGTTGAACCAGGGCATTATATGTATTGTAATCTATCTAAGGAAAAAGTAGATAAAATAGTAGACGAACATATTATAGGTGGTACTCCTGTTGCAGAATATTTAATTCCAGAACAATTCTGGGGAGAACCTATAAATTTAGCTCAATCAGAGTAA
- a CDS encoding YbaB/EbfC family nucleoid-associated protein, which yields MFDGIDLSKINLNDVMGQVQEMADKAKEDNANKIFTAKAGGGMVEISINGNSEVIDLQIDDSLLEDKDSLQILLISCMNDVIKQSDENKKAMAMNMMGGFGSFGQKS from the coding sequence ATGTTTGATGGAATTGATTTAAGTAAAATTAACTTAAATGATGTAATGGGACAAGTTCAAGAGATGGCTGATAAAGCTAAAGAAGATAATGCAAATAAAATCTTTACTGCTAAAGCTGGTGGTGGCATGGTTGAAATCTCAATCAATGGTAACTCTGAAGTAATTGATTTACAAATTGATGATTCATTACTTGAAGATAAAGACTCTTTACAAATTCTTTTAATCTCTTGTATGAATGATGTAATAAAACAAAGTGATGAAAATAAAAAAGCAATGGCAATGAATATGATGGGTGGATTTGGTTCTTTTGGACAAAAATCTTAA
- a CDS encoding methyl-accepting chemotaxis protein — MKESSIANKILTRILFVAAIVIVIAAGVSYYLVMGMKKDIELQTQEHFHILIQERIKAKLDIGITNAVTISKNADVIEALETNNRELAITALSGISKAMKNGTSFKNVKIHIHDKNVNSFLRNWKPEKFGDNLSSFRKTILEVKKTQKPLSAIEVGRAGLVLRGLAPIFNSNNEYIGSLEFIQGFNSVARNFKADDEFLLVLMDEKLKRGNALTSQDKVGNYFISQKVIDKDFKNSVNTLDFSSLVNKGYLSDNSYFYTQFPIKDFEGNTIGLYLLGDHIKHVDTSFQESANLVYFMLIMMVVLTLVLVFVIYFLFKKIVTGGLNKFKKSFAEFLDFISFKTNTFVKPAVYTNDEVGQMLVMLNETADIFDKKLKDDMRVIGEIVLTTDKVEQGIYKCRIHASSDNPMIVTLKNTINKMLDENERNMSEMVRTVSHFANDDYTDTVTISPKLKDKMLEVMQSINKLGEALGSNAKANLNNGQTLQNNSATMTASMNNLAAKANEQAASLEQTAAALEEITSITRNNAENATKMAELGKTVRSSVSTGEDLASKTASSMDEINDKVSSINEAITVIDQIAFQTNILSLNAAVEAATAGEAGKGFAVVAGEVRNLANRSAQAAREIKDLVEDANLKANDGKKISDEMINGYKEL, encoded by the coding sequence ATGAAGGAAAGTTCCATTGCAAATAAAATCTTAACTAGGATTTTATTTGTTGCTGCAATTGTTATTGTTATTGCTGCTGGTGTTTCATATTATTTAGTAATGGGAATGAAAAAAGACATCGAGCTTCAAACACAAGAACACTTTCATATTCTAATACAAGAAAGAATCAAAGCTAAACTTGATATTGGTATTACAAATGCTGTTACAATTTCAAAAAATGCAGACGTTATCGAAGCTTTAGAAACTAATAATAGAGAACTAGCAATAACTGCTCTTTCTGGCATTTCTAAGGCAATGAAAAATGGAACATCATTTAAAAATGTAAAAATACATATTCATGATAAAAACGTAAACTCTTTTTTAAGAAACTGGAAACCAGAAAAATTTGGTGATAACTTAAGTTCTTTTAGAAAAACTATTTTAGAAGTTAAAAAAACACAAAAACCTCTTTCTGCAATTGAAGTTGGAAGAGCTGGATTAGTTTTAAGAGGTTTAGCTCCTATTTTTAATAGCAATAATGAGTATATAGGTTCTTTAGAGTTTATTCAAGGCTTTAATTCAGTTGCTAGGAATTTTAAAGCTGATGATGAATTTCTTTTAGTATTAATGGATGAAAAATTAAAAAGAGGAAATGCTTTAACATCTCAAGATAAAGTTGGAAACTACTTTATATCTCAAAAAGTTATTGATAAAGATTTCAAAAATAGTGTAAATACTTTAGATTTTTCAAGTTTAGTAAATAAGGGATACTTATCTGATAATTCTTATTTTTATACACAATTTCCTATAAAAGACTTTGAAGGAAACACAATAGGGTTATATCTACTAGGAGATCATATAAAGCATGTAGATACAAGCTTCCAAGAGTCTGCAAATTTAGTTTATTTTATGCTTATAATGATGGTTGTATTAACTTTAGTACTTGTCTTTGTAATTTATTTCTTATTTAAAAAGATAGTTACAGGTGGATTAAATAAATTTAAAAAATCATTTGCAGAGTTCTTAGATTTTATTTCCTTTAAAACAAATACTTTTGTAAAACCTGCTGTATATACTAATGATGAAGTTGGGCAAATGCTTGTAATGCTAAATGAAACAGCTGATATTTTTGATAAGAAATTAAAAGATGATATGAGAGTTATTGGTGAAATTGTTCTTACAACGGATAAAGTAGAGCAAGGGATATATAAATGTAGAATTCATGCAAGTTCTGATAATCCAATGATTGTTACTTTAAAAAATACAATTAATAAAATGCTTGATGAAAATGAAAGAAATATGAGTGAAATGGTAAGAACTGTATCTCATTTTGCAAATGACGATTATACAGATACTGTAACTATTAGTCCTAAATTAAAAGATAAAATGCTTGAAGTAATGCAAAGTATAAATAAGTTAGGAGAAGCCTTAGGAAGTAACGCAAAAGCGAACCTAAATAATGGACAAACATTGCAAAATAACTCAGCAACAATGACAGCATCAATGAATAACTTAGCAGCAAAAGCAAATGAACAAGCAGCAAGCTTAGAACAAACAGCAGCAGCATTAGAAGAGATTACTTCAATAACAAGAAATAATGCAGAAAATGCAACAAAAATGGCAGAATTAGGAAAAACAGTAAGAAGCTCAGTATCAACAGGTGAAGACCTTGCAAGTAAAACAGCAAGCTCAATGGATGAAATAAATGATAAAGTAAGCTCAATAAATGAAGCAATTACAGTAATAGACCAAATAGCCTTCCAAACAAATATATTATCTTTAAATGCAGCAGTAGAAGCAGCAACAGCAGGTGAAGCAGGAAAAGGATTTGCTGTAGTAGCAGGGGAAGTAAGAAACCTAGCAAATAGATCTGCCCAAGCAGCAAGAGAAATAAAAGATTTAGTAGAAGATGCAAACCTAAAAGCAAATGATGGTAAAAAGATATCAGATGAAATGATAAATGGATATAAAGAATTAAA
- the groL gene encoding chaperonin GroEL (60 kDa chaperone family; promotes refolding of misfolded polypeptides especially under stressful conditions; forms two stacked rings of heptamers to form a barrel-shaped 14mer; ends can be capped by GroES; misfolded proteins enter the barrel where they are refolded when GroES binds): MAKEITFSDNARNRLFTGVDKLADAVKVTMGPRGRNVLLQKSFGAPNITKDGVSVAREIELEDTLENMGAQLVKEVASKTADEAGDGTTTATVLAQSIFKEGLRNVTAGANPITLKRGMDKATEAILTNLKASSKEVANKTEIEQVATISANSDKAIGAMIAEAMDKVGKDGVITVEEAKGISDELDVVEGMQFDRGYLSPYFVTNSEKMITEMENPFILLYDKKISNLKEMLPILESVNQAGRPLLIIAEDVDGEALATLVVNRLRGSLNIAAVKAPGFGDRRKAMLEDIAVLTNGTVISEEMGMKLETADFSCLGSAARVVIDKDNTTIVDGTGEAEKVTGRVNQIRAEIENTTSDYDREKLQERLAKLSGGVAVIKVGAATETEMKEKKDRVDDALSATRAAVEEGIVIGGGAALIRAASKVKLELDGDEQIGADIVLRAIKAPMKQIATNAGFDAGVVVNEVEKANSDTYGFNAATGEYVDMFEAGIVDPAKVERVAMQNAVSVASLLLTTEATVTDIKEDKATPAMPDMGGMGGMPGMM; the protein is encoded by the coding sequence ATGGCAAAAGAAATTACTTTTAGTGACAACGCAAGAAACAGATTATTTACAGGTGTTGATAAATTAGCTGATGCTGTAAAAGTTACAATGGGACCAAGAGGTAGAAATGTACTTTTACAAAAGTCATTTGGTGCTCCAAATATTACAAAAGATGGTGTATCTGTTGCAAGAGAAATTGAGCTTGAAGATACTTTAGAGAATATGGGTGCTCAACTTGTAAAAGAAGTTGCATCAAAAACTGCTGATGAAGCAGGTGATGGTACAACTACTGCTACTGTTTTAGCTCAATCAATCTTCAAAGAAGGTCTTAGAAACGTAACAGCAGGAGCTAATCCAATTACTTTAAAAAGAGGTATGGATAAAGCAACAGAAGCTATTTTAACGAACTTAAAAGCTTCTTCAAAAGAAGTTGCAAATAAAACAGAGATTGAACAAGTTGCTACTATTTCTGCAAATTCAGATAAAGCTATTGGTGCAATGATTGCTGAAGCTATGGACAAAGTTGGAAAAGATGGTGTTATTACTGTTGAAGAAGCAAAAGGTATTTCTGATGAATTAGATGTAGTTGAAGGTATGCAGTTTGATAGAGGTTATTTATCTCCATATTTTGTAACTAATTCTGAAAAAATGATTACTGAAATGGAAAACCCATTTATTCTTTTATATGATAAAAAAATCTCTAATTTAAAAGAGATGTTACCAATTTTAGAATCAGTTAACCAAGCTGGAAGACCATTATTAATTATTGCAGAAGATGTAGATGGTGAAGCTTTAGCTACATTAGTTGTAAATAGATTAAGAGGTTCTTTAAATATTGCAGCGGTTAAAGCTCCAGGTTTTGGTGATAGAAGAAAAGCTATGTTAGAAGATATTGCTGTATTAACAAATGGTACAGTTATTTCTGAAGAGATGGGAATGAAACTTGAAACTGCTGATTTCTCTTGCTTAGGAAGTGCTGCTAGAGTTGTTATTGATAAAGATAACACAACTATCGTAGATGGTACTGGTGAAGCTGAAAAAGTAACAGGAAGAGTAAATCAAATTAGAGCAGAAATTGAAAATACAACTTCTGATTATGATAGAGAAAAATTACAAGAAAGATTAGCAAAACTTTCTGGTGGTGTTGCAGTTATCAAAGTTGGTGCTGCTACTGAAACTGAAATGAAAGAGAAAAAAGATAGAGTTGATGATGCTTTATCAGCAACAAGAGCTGCTGTTGAAGAAGGTATTGTAATTGGTGGTGGAGCTGCATTAATTAGAGCTGCTTCTAAAGTAAAACTAGAATTAGATGGTGATGAGCAAATTGGTGCTGATATAGTTCTTCGAGCTATTAAAGCACCTATGAAACAAATTGCTACAAATGCTGGATTTGATGCTGGTGTTGTTGTAAATGAAGTTGAAAAAGCTAATAGTGATACTTATGGATTCAATGCTGCAACTGGTGAATATGTTGATATGTTTGAAGCTGGAATTGTTGACCCAGCAAAAGTTGAAAGAGTTGCAATGC
- a CDS encoding response regulator transcription factor → MQDKIEKLRALKLLFVEDEDDLIEIISDTLDKLDTNYLTAKNGEEALKIIEENPDLSMVITDINMPVMNGLEMIEELKKRDINLPIIVMSAHTEIEYINKAKDLGVNDYLLKPFDFIKFINLIVSLDRSN, encoded by the coding sequence ATGCAAGATAAAATTGAAAAACTCAGGGCATTAAAGCTGCTTTTCGTAGAGGATGAAGATGATTTAATAGAAATTATATCTGATACATTAGATAAATTAGATACAAATTATCTTACAGCAAAAAATGGGGAAGAAGCACTTAAAATAATAGAAGAAAACCCTGATTTATCAATGGTCATAACTGATATTAATATGCCAGTAATGAATGGTCTTGAAATGATTGAAGAGTTGAAAAAAAGAGATATAAATCTTCCAATTATTGTAATGTCCGCTCATACTGAAATAGAGTATATAAATAAAGCAAAAGATTTAGGGGTAAATGACTATTTATTAAAACCTTTTGATTTTATCAAATTTATTAACTTAATAGTATCTTTGGATAGAAGTAACTAA
- a CDS encoding polyprenyl synthetase family protein produces MNKLLQTFENHLLENLPKSETFHPHFEEALANMLQAGGKRFRPMLLLSVVKSKKPLLVPNSLDVALGLEMLHTYSLIHDDLPAMDDADLRRGFETLHKKYGEVTAILVGDALNTESFNKIANAPLHNDVKIELIKTLSSDGGINGMIIGQAIDCFYENKKLELSQLEFLHTNKTAKLIAGSLKMGAIIAEYDLQTQEKLYNFGIDLGLLFQIQDDIIDETKSSEEAGKTTQNDEAKNSFVNLLGLTGAKEAADKLAKKCGNTLNTFDKDLEENLDKLLTKYLYRHNS; encoded by the coding sequence ATGAATAAACTATTACAAACTTTTGAAAATCATCTTTTAGAAAACCTTCCAAAATCTGAAACTTTTCATCCCCATTTTGAAGAAGCATTAGCAAATATGCTTCAAGCTGGGGGTAAAAGATTTAGACCTATGTTACTTCTTAGTGTAGTAAAGTCTAAAAAACCTTTATTGGTTCCAAATTCTCTTGATGTTGCATTAGGTTTAGAAATGCTTCATACTTATTCTTTAATCCATGATGATTTGCCTGCAATGGATGATGCTGATTTAAGAAGGGGTTTTGAAACTTTACATAAAAAGTATGGAGAAGTAACTGCTATATTAGTAGGTGATGCTTTAAATACAGAAAGCTTCAATAAAATAGCAAATGCACCTTTACATAATGATGTAAAAATTGAATTAATCAAAACTTTAAGTAGTGATGGTGGAATTAATGGTATGATTATCGGTCAAGCAATTGATTGTTTTTATGAAAATAAAAAACTTGAACTTAGTCAGCTAGAGTTTTTACATACAAATAAAACTGCTAAGCTTATTGCAGGAAGTTTAAAAATGGGTGCAATAATTGCCGAGTATGATTTACAAACACAAGAAAAACTATATAACTTTGGAATTGATTTAGGATTACTATTTCAAATCCAAGATGATATTATAGATGAAACTAAGTCTAGTGAAGAAGCGGGAAAGACTACACAAAATGATGAGGCAAAAAACTCTTTTGTAAATCTTTTAGGATTAACAGGTGCAAAAGAGGCAGCGGATAAATTAGCTAAAAAATGTGGAAATACTTTAAATACTTTTGATAAAGATCTAGAAGAAAATTTAGATAAACTACTTACAAAGTACCTTTATAGGCACAATTCATAA
- the xseA gene encoding exodeoxyribonuclease VII large subunit, producing MNSVISVSTLNTQIKSLLETTFINVSVEGEISNLTYHNSGHIYFSIKDEKSTISCVMFKGNAKYLKFRLEVGQMIVISGTITVYTPRGSYQLMCSKIEPSGQGALALAYEQLKAKLQAKGYFDQERKKRLPLFPKKIALVTSPTGAAIEDMKKVATNRWPLIELVLVPTLVQGESSKFDIVDSIKYAQTLDVDIIVVGRGGGSIEDLWAFNEEIVADAIFSCSKPIISAVGHETDFLISDFVADIRAATPSNAMEISLPDINENRIYLDNITMDFDNRLKNIIARKEVELKNMFSHFEQNSLNAKFNFINEQIKLLKERFTTLLKQNIQNKQSRIDLLKEQLFLSNPDKKYKTGYAQLSINNKIVNLEELDLNDKVTLQTPKTIALCTIEDIKKQ from the coding sequence ATGAATTCTGTTATTTCTGTATCTACTTTAAATACTCAAATAAAATCTTTACTTGAAACTACTTTTATAAATGTTAGTGTTGAAGGTGAAATTTCAAACCTAACGTACCATAACTCAGGACATATCTACTTTTCAATTAAAGATGAAAAATCAACTATTTCATGTGTGATGTTTAAAGGAAATGCAAAATATCTAAAGTTTAGACTTGAAGTAGGGCAAATGATAGTTATTTCTGGAACAATAACTGTATATACTCCAAGGGGAAGTTATCAACTTATGTGTTCTAAAATTGAACCTTCTGGACAAGGAGCATTAGCCCTTGCATATGAGCAGTTAAAAGCAAAACTTCAAGCAAAGGGATATTTTGATCAAGAAAGAAAAAAAAGACTTCCTCTTTTTCCAAAAAAAATTGCCCTTGTAACTTCTCCTACGGGAGCAGCTATTGAAGATATGAAAAAAGTAGCTACAAATAGATGGCCTTTAATTGAATTGGTGCTTGTTCCTACATTAGTTCAAGGTGAAAGTTCAAAGTTTGATATAGTTGATTCAATAAAATATGCACAAACTTTAGATGTAGATATTATTGTTGTAGGAAGAGGTGGAGGAAGTATTGAAGACCTTTGGGCTTTTAATGAGGAAATAGTTGCAGATGCAATTTTTTCTTGTTCTAAACCTATTATTTCAGCAGTTGGGCATGAAACTGACTTTTTAATTTCAGATTTTGTTGCAGATATAAGAGCTGCAACACCTTCAAATGCTATGGAAATTTCACTTCCAGATATAAATGAAAATAGAATTTATCTAGATAATATTACAATGGATTTTGATAATAGATTAAAAAATATAATTGCAAGAAAAGAAGTTGAATTAAAAAATATGTTTAGCCACTTTGAGCAGAACTCTTTAAATGCAAAATTTAACTTTATTAACGAGCAAATCAAGCTTCTAAAAGAGAGATTTACTACTTTATTAAAACAAAATATACAAAATAAACAAAGTAGAATTGATTTATTAAAAGAGCAGTTGTTTCTTAGTAACCCTGACAAAAAATATAAAACAGGATATGCTCAATTATCCATAAATAACAAAATAGTTAATCTTGAAGAACTTGACTTAAATGATAAAGTTACTCTACAAACACCGAAAACAATTGCTTTATGTACTATTGAAGATATAAAAAAACAATAA
- a CDS encoding response regulator: MQTVDKNLLKRLTVLYVEDDESVRNELVSLLSKFFQNVFSAKDGKEGLEIYQKRKDDIDVIIADINMPNLSGIDMVKKIRETDKDVSIIFATAYSDNEFLSEAIKLKVFEYITKPIDIRKLMSVLNELALTKYQEFLIAQQTKELKKYKDIMYNNNIVIRTDKDFKIKHVNELFCDITGFDKDELIGKDIDITRHPETDKKIYEKIKKVVPVDKKFEDRIKNLKKDGTYYISNTTVVAVLSDTGEFIGSLMIQKDETQEAIKRREVQSHLIKDKGEIFIKGKEASAELQHEINRLLYEIENLKKELKTAKSDKDKYVYTVEKYRVENKKINQEYKRLKKETDTIEEKHNLVKKVNKENADLKIENRMLNRKIENIESEHEKECKQIKVNFEVEIDDLEQELSELKEKLQNVENAEAISQKLSYWKEKAKAEAKKVDRLEKELLNIAPKDVLVRIFGSS, from the coding sequence ATGCAAACAGTTGATAAAAATCTTTTAAAAAGACTAACAGTTCTTTATGTTGAAGATGATGAAAGTGTTAGAAATGAATTAGTATCTTTATTATCTAAATTTTTTCAGAATGTTTTTTCTGCTAAAGATGGAAAAGAAGGTTTAGAAATATATCAAAAAAGAAAAGATGATATTGATGTAATCATCGCTGATATTAATATGCCAAATCTAAGCGGAATAGACATGGTTAAAAAAATTAGAGAAACAGATAAAGATGTTTCTATTATTTTTGCCACTGCGTATTCTGATAATGAATTTTTAAGTGAAGCAATTAAACTAAAGGTTTTTGAGTATATTACAAAACCAATAGATATAAGAAAATTAATGTCTGTACTTAATGAGTTGGCATTAACAAAATATCAAGAGTTTTTAATTGCACAACAAACAAAAGAGTTAAAAAAGTATAAAGATATCATGTATAACAATAATATTGTTATTAGAACTGATAAAGATTTTAAAATCAAGCATGTAAATGAACTATTTTGTGATATCACTGGTTTTGATAAGGATGAACTTATTGGAAAAGATATAGATATAACAAGACATCCAGAAACTGACAAAAAAATATACGAAAAAATAAAAAAAGTAGTTCCCGTAGATAAAAAGTTTGAAGATAGAATAAAAAACCTTAAAAAAGATGGTACGTACTATATTTCAAATACTACGGTAGTAGCTGTATTAAGTGATACAGGTGAGTTTATTGGTTCATTAATGATTCAAAAAGATGAAACTCAAGAAGCAATAAAAAGAAGAGAAGTTCAAAGTCACTTGATTAAAGATAAAGGTGAAATTTTCATTAAAGGTAAAGAAGCAAGTGCTGAGTTACAACATGAAATAAATAGATTATTATATGAAATTGAAAACCTTAAAAAAGAACTAAAAACAGCAAAAAGTGATAAAGATAAATATGTTTATACTGTTGAAAAATATAGAGTAGAAAATAAAAAAATAAATCAAGAATATAAAAGACTTAAAAAAGAAACAGACACTATAGAAGAAAAACATAATCTCGTTAAAAAAGTAAATAAAGAAAATGCTGATTTAAAAATAGAGAATAGAATGTTAAATAGAAAAATAGAAAATATTGAAAGTGAGCATGAAAAAGAGTGTAAGCAAATAAAAGTTAATTTTGAAGTTGAAATTGATGATTTAGAACAAGAACTAAGTGAGTTAAAAGAAAAACTCCAAAATGTAGAGAATGCTGAAGCAATATCACAAAAGCTTTCTTATTGGAAAGAAAAAGCAAAAGCAGAAGCTAAAAAAGTAGATAGATTAGAAAAAGAGCTTTTAAATATAGCTCCTAAAGATGTGTTAGTTAGAATTTTTGGAAGCTCGTAG
- a CDS encoding peptidylprolyl isomerase has product MKKIFLFLFSLVLFLEANNQIATIKTSQGNIKVELRADLAPKAVENFVKHAKDGYYDGTIFHRVIKNFMIQGGDPTGTGRGGESIWGKPFKDEFSSKALFDKSGVLAMANAGPNTNGSQFFITTVPTYWLNGRHTIFGYVKEGMDVVRKIENVPTSGREEGNKPLSEQKIISIEIN; this is encoded by the coding sequence ATGAAAAAGATATTTCTTTTTTTATTTTCGCTTGTATTGTTTTTAGAAGCAAATAATCAAATTGCTACAATTAAAACTTCACAAGGAAATATCAAAGTTGAACTTAGAGCAGATCTTGCTCCAAAAGCTGTAGAAAACTTTGTAAAACACGCAAAAGATGGATATTATGATGGAACTATTTTCCATAGAGTTATTAAAAACTTCATGATTCAAGGTGGAGACCCAACTGGAACAGGTAGAGGTGGAGAATCAATTTGGGGAAAACCTTTTAAAGATGAATTCTCATCAAAAGCACTTTTTGATAAGTCTGGCGTTCTAGCAATGGCAAATGCAGGACCAAATACAAATGGAAGTCAATTTTTTATAACTACAGTTCCAACTTACTGGTTAAATGGAAGACATACAATTTTTGGATATGTTAAAGAAGGAATGGATGTGGTAAGAAAAATAGAAAATGTACCAACCTCAGGAAGAGAAGAAGGAAATAAACCTTTAAGTGAACAAAAGATTATCTCTATTGAAATAAACTAA
- a CDS encoding PAS domain-containing protein — NPHSMVRHKDMPKKAFKSLWDTVQKGETWTGYVKNATKTGGYYWVFATVYPFESCDGTKGYLSCRRKPSREEISEAEVLYANWNKEEGR; from the coding sequence TAATCCACATAGTATGGTAAGACATAAAGATATGCCAAAAAAAGCATTTAAAAGCCTTTGGGATACAGTTCAAAAAGGTGAGACATGGACAGGCTATGTAAAAAATGCAACAAAAACAGGAGGTTATTATTGGGTATTTGCAACAGTATATCCCTTTGAGAGTTGTGATGGTACTAAAGGGTATTTGTCTTGTAGAAGGAAACCATCAAGAGAAGAAATATCAGAAGCTGAAGTTTTATATGCAAATTGGAATAAAGAAGAAGGAAGGTAA
- a CDS encoding chemotaxis protein CheW, with the protein MERNTVNNNEEEIVNYANTSEYMTFELGKMKYAIELPKIREILTYPELITTLPNTKTWVKGLINLRGEVVPILDIRIKFKTGEVVYNDSTAVIAVITEDKRMIGLVVDKVDDVQRIDISSLAPVSDMGSAIPSKYLKGFVRLENNQMLVIMDVESVVAKEELK; encoded by the coding sequence ATGGAAAGAAATACAGTAAACAATAATGAAGAAGAAATCGTAAATTATGCTAATACAAGTGAGTATATGACATTTGAATTAGGAAAAATGAAGTATGCAATTGAATTGCCAAAAATAAGAGAAATTTTAACGTATCCTGAGTTAATTACAACATTGCCAAACACAAAAACTTGGGTAAAAGGTTTAATCAATCTAAGAGGTGAAGTTGTTCCTATTTTAGATATTAGAATCAAGTTTAAAACTGGTGAAGTAGTTTACAATGATAGTACAGCAGTAATTGCTGTAATAACTGAAGATAAAAGAATGATTGGTCTTGTTGTAGATAAAGTTGATGATGTACAAAGAATAGATATCTCATCTTTAGCGCCTGTGTCTGATATGGGATCTGCAATTCCTTCAAAATATTTAAAAGGATTTGTACGATTAGAAAATAATCAGATGCTAGTTATCATGGATGTTGAGTCTGTTGTTGCTAAAGAAGAACTAAAGTAA
- the panD gene encoding aspartate 1-decarboxylase gives MTFDMLYSKIHRATVTDANLNYVGSITIDEDLMKASKLRVGQKVEIVNVNNGERFATYVIKGKAGSKDMCLNGAAARKVEIGDKIIVISYASYSEEELENYKPTVVIVDDENNINTITNELVGSDHV, from the coding sequence ATGACATTTGATATGCTGTATAGTAAAATACATAGGGCAACTGTTACAGATGCAAATTTAAATTATGTTGGATCAATTACAATTGATGAAGATTTAATGAAAGCTTCAAAACTTAGAGTAGGTCAAAAAGTAGAAATTGTAAATGTAAACAATGGTGAAAGATTTGCTACATATGTTATTAAAGGTAAAGCTGGAAGTAAAGATATGTGCCTAAATGGTGCAGCAGCTAGAAAAGTAGAAATTGGTGATAAAATTATTGTAATATCTTATGCTTCTTATTCTGAAGAAGAGTTAGAAAATTATAAACCAACAGTAGTAATTGTTGATGATGAAAACAATATTAATACAATTACAAATGAATTAGTAGGAAGTGACCATGTTTGA
- the groES gene encoding co-chaperone GroES, translating to MNFKPLGKRVLAQRTEVEEKTASGIILVDSAKEKPNTAKVVAIGSEVSELKEGDIIVFEQFRGTELSLEGEDYLVLDIENVIGVM from the coding sequence ATGAATTTTAAACCATTAGGAAAAAGAGTTCTTGCTCAAAGAACTGAAGTTGAAGAAAAAACTGCGAGCGGAATTATCCTAGTTGATTCTGCAAAAGAAAAACCAAATACTGCAAAAGTAGTTGCTATTGGTTCTGAGGTATCAGAATTAAAAGAAGGTGACATTATTGTATTTGAACAATTTAGAGGGACTGAGCTTTCATTAGAAGGTGAAGATTACTTAGTATTAGATATTGAAAACGTTATAGGAGTTATGTAA